The following coding sequences are from one Pelmatolapia mariae isolate MD_Pm_ZW linkage group LG4, Pm_UMD_F_2, whole genome shotgun sequence window:
- the nmt1a gene encoding glycylpeptide N-tetradecanoyltransferase 1, with the protein MADENETAPMPEKEDVEDHAHCSDCENEEHHFDDGERGLGDDTGAKKKKKKQKKKKKSGATEAAQDPLAKVNSLPADKLQEIQKAIELFSVGQGPAKTMEEATRRSYQFWDTQPVPKLGETVTSHGSIEPDKDNIREEPYSLPQGFSWDTLDLGNPAVLKELYTLLNENYVEDDDNMFRFDYSPEFLLWALRPPGWLPQWHCGVRVNSNQKLVGFISAIPATIHIYDIEKKMVEINFLCVHKKLRSKRVAPVLIREITRRVNLQGIFQAVYTAGVVLPKPVGTCRYWHRSLNPRKLIEVKFSHLSRNMTMQRTMKLYRLPEAPKTSGLRPMTKKDVPVVHRLLREYLSQFNLVPVMNQEEVAHWLLPQENIIDTYVVENDGKVTDFLSFYTLPSTIMNHPVHRSLKAAYSFYNVHTTTTLLDLMSDALILAKSKGFDVFNALDLMENKTFLEKLKFGIGDGNLQYYLYNWKCPSMGPEKVGLVLQ; encoded by the exons ATGGCGGATGAGAATGAGACAGCACCGATGCCGGAGAAAGAAGATGTAGAGGATCACGCACACTGCAGCGACTGTGAAAATGAAGAGCACCACTTTGACGATGG TGAGAGGGGTCTTGGGGACGACACTGGcgccaagaagaagaaaaagaagcaaaaaaagaagaagaaatctgGTGCCACAGAAGCAGCTCAGGACCCCCTTGCCAAG GTGAATTCGTTGCCAGCTGATAAGCTACAGGAGATCCAAAAGGCCATTGAACTGTTCTCTGTTGGCCAAGGTCCAGCCAAAACCATGGAGGAGGCCACTCGGAGGAGTTACCAGTTCTGGGACACACAGCCTGTGCCCAAACTAG GGGAGACGGTGACATCACACGGCTCCATTGAACCTGACAAAGACAACATTCGAGAAGAGCCCTACAGCCTCCCGCAGGGCTTCAGCTGGGACACCCTCGACCTGGGGAACCCCGCTGTG CTCAAGGAGCTTTACACCCTTCTCAACGAGAACTATGTTGAAGATGATGATAACATGTTCCGATTTGACTATTCTCCTGAGTTCCTGCTCTG GGCCCTGCGACCTCCTGGCTGGTTGCCTCAGTGGCACTGTGGAGTGAGGGTTAACTCCAACCAGAAGCTGGTCGGCTTTATCAGTGCCATTCCTGCCACCATCCACATCTATGACAT aGAGAAGAAAATGGTTGAGATTAATTTCCTCTGCGTCCACAAGAAGCTTCGCTCCAAACGAGTCGCTCCAGTTCTGATCAGAGAGATCACCAGACGGGTCAACCTGCAGGGAATCTTTCAGGCAGTGTATACTGCTGGAGTGGTACTACCCAAACCTGTGGGCACATGCAG GTACTGGCATCGCTCTTTGAACCCTCGAAAACTAATTGAAGTGAAGTTTTCCCATCTGAGTAGGAACATGACTATGCAGCGCACCATGAAGTTGTACCGCTTGCCAGAG GCCCCAAAGACTTCTGGTCTGCGGCCAATGACCAAGAAGGACGTGCCCGTGGTGCATCGCCTCCTCCGTGAATATCTGAGCCAGTTCAACCTGGTGCCAGTCATGAATCAGGAAGAGGTGGCACACTGGTTGCTGCCCCAAGAAAATATTATTGACACTTATGTGGTGGAG AATGATGGCAAAGTGACAGACTTCCTGAGTTTCTACACGCTGCCCTCTACCATTATGAATCATCCTGTGCACCGCAGTCTAAAAGCGGCGTACTCCTTCTACAATgtgcacaccaccaccaccctgcTCGACCTGATGTCTGATGCCCTCATCTTGGCCAAATCG AAAGGGTTTGATGTCTTTAATGCACTGGATCTAATGGAAAACAAGACTTTCTTGGAAAAGCTTAAGTTTGGCATCGGTGATGGGAATCTACAGTATTACCTGTACAATTGGAAGTGTCCCAGCATGGGGCCGGAAAAG GTGGGATTGGTTTTGCAGTGA